A genomic window from Methylorubrum extorquens includes:
- the ftsE gene encoding cell division ATP-binding protein FtsE, translating into MKTGSLLSGAEEPVVRFESVGMRYGLGSEVLSDVSFEIAPHSFQFLTGPSGAGKTTLLRLILLSVRPTRGIVSVFGREVSGISNDALTGLRRRMGVVFQDFRLLDHLTTYENVALPLRVQERAEASYRAEVVELLRWVGLGERMHVLPPLLSGGEKQRAAIARALIARPELLLADEPTGNVDPSLARRLLRLFMELNRLGTSVVIATHDYGLMDLVEARRMVLADGRLRVEAP; encoded by the coding sequence ATGAAAACGGGCAGCCTCCTGTCCGGCGCGGAGGAGCCCGTCGTCCGGTTCGAGAGCGTCGGCATGCGCTACGGCCTCGGGTCGGAGGTGCTGTCCGATGTGAGCTTCGAGATCGCGCCGCATTCCTTTCAATTCCTCACCGGCCCGTCAGGGGCGGGCAAGACGACGCTGCTGCGCCTGATCCTGCTCTCGGTGCGCCCGACCCGCGGCATCGTCTCGGTGTTCGGCCGGGAGGTGAGCGGCATCTCCAACGACGCACTCACGGGCCTGCGCCGCCGCATGGGCGTGGTATTCCAGGATTTCCGCCTGCTCGATCACCTGACGACCTACGAGAACGTGGCCCTGCCCCTGCGCGTGCAGGAGCGGGCGGAGGCGAGCTACCGGGCGGAGGTCGTCGAATTGCTGCGATGGGTGGGCCTGGGCGAGCGCATGCACGTCCTGCCGCCGCTGCTGTCGGGCGGCGAGAAGCAGCGCGCGGCGATCGCGCGGGCCCTGATCGCGCGGCCGGAACTGCTGCTGGCCGACGAGCCCACCGGCAACGTCGATCCGAGCCTCGCCCGGCGCCTGCTGCGGCTGTTCATGGAACTGAACCGGCTCGGCACCTCGGTGGTGATCGCCACCCACGATTACGGTTTGATGGATCTCGTCGAGGCACGCCGCATGGTGCTCGCCGACGGCCGGCTGCGGGTGGAAGCCCCATGA